The DNA window CAGGGATTCACAGAGTGGGACTGAAGCTTCAAATTGGGTCAAGGACAGAGTTCAAAGTCAGATAATCACTGGGATCAATGGTTAGGGTGATGGATTCAATAGAATGAAAGGAAACCCTTGGGCAGTTCAGTTGGATGCTCTGACCTGGGGTCACAAGTCAATTTATATGTCAAAGTTGGAGTCAGTTGCTCAGAACTGGGGGTCAATAATTGGGCTCAGAGAGTCAGATAGGGGTCACAAATGGGGTCATGGGTCAGAGAGGGCCAGGGGTAGGGATGAGAACTGATGGGCTGGTTGAGTAGAATGGCCAGCTCCATGCTAAAGGTTGAATTTAGATGTGGGatttcctgtggtggttcagcagtagtgaacccaactagtatccatgaggacttgggtttgatccctggccttgctcagtggttaaggatctggcattgctgtgagctctggtgtaggtcacagaggtgcctcagatctggtgttgctgtggctgtggcgtaggctagcagctgtagctccaatttgacacctagcatggaaaattccatatgccgcaggtgcagcacagaaagaaagaaagaaagaaagaaagaaagaaagaaagaaagaaagaaagaaagaaagaaagaaagggagagagaaagagagaaagaaagaaagagagaaagaaagaaagaaagaaagaaagaaagaaagaaagaaagaaagaaagaaagaaagaaagaaagggaaagaaaaaaagaaagaggaaagaaagtcaAAGTTTGGGATCAGAGGTTGACTGAGGCTCTCAACTGGGCTGGAGACAGTGCAAGGTGACAGGCTGCAGGGGAGGTCAGGGCTGGGAGGTTGTCTTAGCAGCAGCTGGAGAGGTACATGAGATAGGTGGACCCAGTGTGTGATCCAAGGTCAGCCAGTCGGGGAGATCAGACCAGGCCACAGGTTGGTCACCTCTGCTCCTCGCTGAGCTGGCACTGAGCACGCAGGGCAGCCAGGACAGGCAGGCGGGGGCTCAGGCAGTAGCTCTGACAGCGCCTCTGCAGCTGCTGGATGCGGGCCAGGATCTCCCATTCCTGAGGGGGCGGCCTCTGagaccccaccctgccctgcccccaccctggactccccactccccacaccCACTCAGGTGCCCACTTacctttctcctcttctcaaaGTTGATGAGATCCCCCTGGGGGCAAACTTTATCTGAACTGGAGCCTCCAGGGTCAAGGATCAAGGGTCAAGGTCAGGGGCTGGGATATCAGGAGGCCCATGCACTAAATGAGTTGGGgtcaggagcaggagcaggatcAAGGGTGTGCTGTCAGGAGGCCCGCTGTGCTGAGGGTGAATGGTGCTGGGGTCAGGAGGCTAGGGTCAGGGCTCAGACCTCCAGTATGTCCGGCAGGGCTGTATCCAGCATAACCAGGTCCGTGAGAAAGGTGCCAAGGTAGGGGACAGGCCCTGGGGGCAGTTTCTGTAGCCCCAAGAGTTCCAGTCACTCTCAGCCCATCACCAACCCCATCACGTTCCAATCCCTTCCCCGAGGATCCCGCTTGTCTCTCATCCCGACCATCACTCACTGAGAGCAGGCTTCCTGGGGGGGTGTCCTCCTCTTGGGATGCCTTGGTGGCCTCGTCCTGGGGGGGGGAGAAGGACTGAGCAGTCCTGGGGCCTCTTTGACCCCTCCCTCAGGGAATATACCTCCATCCTAAGTGGTTGTAAAGGCCATACCCAAGGGAAAGTGAACTGGGTTGGGGGTGCGGGGAAAGTAGATAAGCAGCCGGGGGCAGGTACCACCAGCAATAATGAGAGGTGGGGCTCATGGGTGCCATGGCCCCCAAGACTGGCCTTATCACAAGTGAGAACCCTTGTACTTTGGTGGTCCCCCAGAAATGCCTTGAACCTTGCCTTCGTAGCATTGCTCTGCCTGGTAATTAGGGGTATAAGGGAtggggcaggttttttttttttaatttttattagagttgatttacaatgttctgtcagtttctgctgtacagcaaactgacccagtcatatatatataaatatatatatattcttttctctcattatcctccatcatgttccatcacaagtgattagacatagttctctgtgctatacagcaggatctcattgcttagccactccaaatacaatagtttgcaactactaacctcaataaactcccagtccatcccactccctcctcctcccacttggcAGGCTAgggaagttctttttctttttctttttacagctgcacctggggcatatggaagttcccaggctagatatcacattggagctgcagctggctcacgccacagccacaacactggatccaagccgccatctgtgacctatgccgcagcttgcagcaatgctacatccttgacccactgagcaaggccagggatggaacccgtgtcctcacgaacactatgtcaggttcttaacccaatgagccacaacaggaacttgcaCTGTCTGCCCATTTGGGGCCTGAATCCCTCCAAGGGCAGGAAATGTGTCTATCAGGTTCTTGGTGGAGCCTCCTGGCAAGCACCTGGCACACAATAGGTGTTTAATGATGAGCTCCTTGTTCCTTGAGCCCTCATCCTTATTTGAGACATTCATTCACttacagatatttactgagcatctgctctgggccaggtactgttctgagtgctggggaggtgggaatgaacaaaacagacaaaaatgctGGCCTCTCAGAGTAGATATTAGCAAGGAGGAGATACAACAAGCAAGCTAGACATGGAAAGTGAGGACAGGCAGAGATAAGGGCAGTGGAGGGGGGGCGCTGAAGGTGCTGGAGGTGCAGGGAGGGCCTCTTGAGGGCGGGGACCTTGGGGTAGACCCCTGCAGGAGGTGAATGTAAAGAATGTTCTGGGCAAAGGGACAGGCTTCCTGTGCCATTTATTCGGGATTCACCTAAGAACCCTAGGTGAATTGCAATTAGAACCCAAATCTTGCCTGCAATAAGTCAGACTTGTTGGCACACATTTTTCAGTCTTGCTTATCAAAGTCAAgtccttagcattttttttttttttttactctttgttcTGACTCTGGCCTTCAATGACCTTTTCCCTGTAACTTctggtatttgttgaatgaacaaataaggTGGCCACAAAGTGTGAGCTATAATGAGGGCAGCAGAGGCAGTAAAAACGTAGGGCTGCCCACAGACAAGAGGAAGTTCATTCCTGAGGCATAGGGAAAGGACATTGAATGTCATGACAATGACAAGCAATGCCCTGCCAGGCCCCAGGTCCCCTTCCTGGGCTTGGGATCTGCGGGGGCCTCACCCATCTGTACCTGGGAAAGAATCTCTCTGCTGCTGAGGTGGTTGTTTTCATCGGAGAAAATCTGCGAAAGTTTCCTGAAAGTAGATAACGGTTCCCTGGGGAGACAAGAGAGGGGTCAGGGGGTGGCAGCGGGGGAGAGTCAGAGCTAGGATGAGGTGGGCCACCCCCACGACCCCACTTCTTGCTCACCGGCTCACTGCCCCCCAGCTGCGCTTGAGCCTGTAGATGGGGTTGGACTGCAGAGCAGACAGGATGGCACGCAGGGAGGAGAAATTCCGCAGTTCCCGGCAGcgctggggggcagggtgggggctcgCTAGTCACACCCCAAGCCTGATTCCCACATCCGATCCACCTTTGATTCTGTGACTTGGGATCCCAGGTCAGACCCTTGCATATCTCGCCCCACATCTGACAAGCCACCCAGATTCAGTCTCCTTCCCCAggggccctcctccctcccccacctgcagccccagcccctctgccagcTGTCCTTCCATTCCCTTCCTCTGACCTTGGCTTCCCGTGTCCCACTCCCTGCTTCTTCCAGGGCCCTAGACGGACCCATAGCATATCTCCCAGACCAAGACCCagacctccctcctccccaacatCAGTCTCACCCCGAGGTGTCAACTTTCTACCCCCTTAGCCTTGCAGCGCCCCACTCTCTTTCCTGCGCCCCCATTTCTACTCTTCCTCTCTGCCCTGAGGGTCCAGCCCCGCTCCCACTCTTTCAGGACCCCAGCCTCCTTCTCCAATCCTATCCCCTCCCCAGTGCCCCCAATCCATCTTTTTTATTCCTACACCAGCCCCGCCCAGCCACCTCCCAGGCTTTCTCTTAAGCACCTCCCAGCCCCAACCTTCCCCTTAGCCCCCGTCCTCTGCCTTCCGCCCGCCGTCAGCCTCTCAGCGAGcctcggccccgcccccagccctgcccacccaaCCCCAGACCTGCACCTGGGCGATGCGGATCCACTTCTCCAGCCGCTGCGCCCTCTGCGGGGCAGCCAGGCCCGGCTCTCCAAGGACCGAGCCCAGCACGCAGCCGATCACTCTGTTGAACTGGGTCACAGTGGCGCGCACGGTAGGGGCGGTGCCTGTGGCCCCCGGCCGGTCTCGCTGCGACCACACGGAGCCCAGGCACTCGCAGGGTCGCACGCGCGAGAAGAGCTCCTGAGCGGGTGGGGAGAATGTGCAAAATCTGTGCTTAGCGgggcctccccccagccccccccacaACCCCCCAGCCGCGCCCAGCCAGAGTTCTTACCACATCCATCAGGGTCAGCTGCTCGGCCACCTCGTCTACACTGAAGTCCAGGAGCTCAGGGCCTTCCCTCACGagtctttcctcctcttccaagCAGCCTGCTGGGGAGTCTGGACAGGGGATCTGGGCAGCCCCTAGGGATCCTGATGGAGCATTAGCAGGGTTAAAAACAGTGAAGATTGAATCCAggactggctgtgtgatctttggTGTCTGTGAGCCTAACCTCTCATCTGGGAAACAGAATTCTTTGAGCGTTTTTAAGAACGTCCGGGCTGCAGTAAAGGTCATTGAGCATCTTGGGTGGATTACCCCTGAAATTTAGCACACTAATCCAGAGAAGTAAGTGCCATTAGGCACCTTCTAGGAGTGGGGAAATTTTGAGGCAGGAATTTGCTCTAACTTGAATCCTCAGTAAATAGTGAGACAGGGATCTGAAACCAGGTGCTCAAAGGCTAGAATAGAAGGTAGGCTCTTTGACTTTGAACCTTTATTAGGATGGGATCCATCGTCTCCTTTCTGGTGGTTCAAGGTGGTATAACCTTGTGGTTAAGGGATTGTTTTAATGGCTAAATTCAAATCCAAACTGGTTCACTATGCTTGTTGTGCCATTAAAAGCAAGCCttttgacctctctgtgccttggtttcttcatctggatttttttttttttaatttaaaggagcTCTCACTTAATAAACTGctattaagtgctcaataaatatgattttttcaaGGTGAGTTTCAATGGTGGCACTCCCTAGGGGACATTTTGGAAGTTGAAATCTTGCCACAAGAGGAGCCAGACATATATAGTGAAGAATTGTTCCACCCAATCTCCAAATGTCCCTCCAAGGCATTTGTGTCCTTGGAAAAAACCTGTTTATGATAATCTGTATCTAGAACACAACTATCTTGTTCATAAACACTAATTACTTTGGCTCCAGGAATGCAAGAACTCTGAAAGTCTGGACTTTGTTTTGTGTGGAGATTGCAAGTGTTGCTCACTATTTTGGAAATCGATCATCTACGTCACCAACATTTATGCTAATGTGTCTGTGTTGTCAGTGCTCTCCCTTACATTATTTGCAGCTATCACACTCACTATGATGCTATGGCAGGCAAAGGCATTGGACAACTTCATCATGCCCAAGCATTGACACACAAACAAGTATAGTTTAttgttgtgtaatttttttttttttttttttttttttgctatttttagggctacacctgcagcatatggaagttcccaggctaggggtccaattggagctacagctgctggcctatgccacagtcacagcaatgcaagatctgagctgtgtctgtgacctataccacatattgctggatccttaacccagcaaggatccttaaccctaagtgaggctaggaattgaacccacatcctcatgggtcctacttggattttttaccactgagccatgacaggaactccctgtttttgttttatttctccttcttgttACAATTCCAGCatcatattattatattttaaataatctctgTAACTGTGTTTATCTGTCTTTCATTTCAAATTGGGACAGGTGGCATTGCAAaatatgagtttttaaaagtGAGCATAGGGAAAAAAACTGCACATAAATCTAAACAAAACTTTAGATCTCATAGCAAATATGGGGAATAGAGGAATATGCTTCATGTCACCATGAGAAAGCAAGTAGGTAAATGGAGAAGAATGTGAGACATTCCTTAGGACagatgaccctttttttttttcctaatggtaTTAAACAAAAGGCAAAGGGAAACTGTCATGGAATAAAGGAGATCTAAGAAGTGAACACCTTGAATGGATCTTTGGATGTGGAAGAAACACCTATAGAAAAGACAATTTAGGAACAatgtgggagggagttccctggtggcctagcagttagtgATTCAttattgtcaccactgtggcttgggtttgatccctggttcaggaaatTCCACGTGCTgaaagtgcagccaaaaaaaggacggagttcctgctgtggtggtgtctctgcagctccaggactcaggttcaaaccacagctggcacagtgggttaaaggatctggcattgtagcagctgtgacctatgccacacctgtggttcagatatgatccctggccagggatctctatatgccatggggtggccaaaaacaaacaaacaaacaaaaaccaaccccctccaaaaaaaacccacaaagaacaATAGGAGGATTTGAATATGAGTATTTTTTTGGTCACGCTACTGGCATGAATATGACTATTTCTTGAGATTACGTAATTACTGCTGATTTCATTGGAAATGATTGTGGGCATGAAGGCTATATCTTTTAAAAGTCCTTTTCAATTGCAGGTGCCAACCAAAGTATTTGTGTGTGACATGACACAAGTCTGGGATTTACCTAGGATTTGCCTACAAATCATCctgaacaagatttttttttttggtctaattgATAATTGTTGAAGATGAGCAATGGGTATTTGAGTAGTCTTTCCACTATTTCTCCCCACTTCTCTATATGTCTTAAATTTTCCATGGTAACAAGGAACCCTAAAATAAAGATGTTAAGGTTCCCAGAGCCTGGCATACAGtcaatgttcaataaatgttcattttctcttttcacttcaaTAACTCATAgcttagggctgcactttcaaTAGAATTTTCTGCAGTGGTGGaagtatattcttttctttctttcttcttcttcttcttttttttcatttttggctgccccaaggcatatggagttcctgggctagagatcagatctgagccacagttgcaaactacactacagatgaggaaatgctggatcctttaaattactgtgctggaccaggatcgaacctgcaacctggctctgcaaagatgccaccaatcctgtggcaccacagagggaactgaGAAAGTATTTTCTACCAGTGCTGTCCAGTGTGGCTACTAAGCACTAGAAAGGTAGCTAGTGTGACCAAagcactgaatttttatttttattttttagggttaattaatttaaattcagtTTCAATAGCCACACAGGGCTAGTGGCTGGCAGACTATACAGCTCTGATGATTTTCAGTCAGTTGGTGAAATCTTGAAGGTACAGGAAGAAAGATATTTAGTAACCaggaggaaagatggaaggatcaaatatacataaataactGAGACTTTGTCACCCAGAGAGAGAAGTGGCTGCTACTTTGTAAAGCAGAGAGGAGTGTAGCCACTTTAATCTTAGGATTAAAAACTGGGGATTAGGGTTTATAGATGCTTTTGTGATAGGGATCGGATCAAGCACAGAAGGGTGAAAGAGGATGCTTTATAAGCAGGATGTAATTATTCAGTCAACAAAGCTGTGTTGTAACTGACCCTGGGGACAGAGCTAGGGATAAGGCCAATGGGTGCTATGACAAAAAATAGGCAGGTAACAGGACTCAGAGTGGGAGGCTGAATTTGTTGGGAGAAGATCTGAGAAAGCATATATGAGGAGGTGACAATTGAACAAACACCTAAATGAAGTATGTGGATATTTTTCCTTCCCCCTAAAGCTCTCTACaacagaggttggcaaacttttctttttttctttttctttttgtctttttagggctgcaccctcgacatacagaaattcctgggccaggggtcaaatcagaggtagccaccagcctatgccacagccacagcaaggatctgagctgcatctatgacctacaccacagctcatggccacactggatcctttaactcactgaaccaggccagggatagagcctgtgtcctcatggaggctagttgggttcattaccactgagccacaatgggaagtccttggCAAAATTTTCTATAAAGGACCAGACAGTTTGCTGACACCTGCTTTACTAGAAAATACcagtaatggggagttcccatcgtggctcagcaggaataaATTTGGCTAATaatcataaggatgcaggttggatccccagcctccctcagtgggttaaggatccggcattgctgtgagctgtggtgtaggttgcagatgcagctcagatctggtgttgctgtggctgtggtgtgggctggtggctacagccccaattcgatccctggcctggaaatcttcatatgttgtggatgtggccctaaaaagacaaaaacaaccagTATGatttattgtattaatttcattgTAAGTAGTAGATTCTATTAAATAAGAATCCtaacaataatgaaaagaatactCTTTGCTAAGCCCtcgatgtttatttatttacttgtttactgATTGTTTCCTCCAGAAACCTGGGAGCTCCTGTCTACTGTTATGTggctaaatatttgttgaatgaatgaagaggcCAATGAGGTAAGTACTATTGctacccccatttcacagataaggaaactgaggctcaaagaggtgaaGTGGCTTATCCAAGGCCACACAGTCAGCAAATGGCAGAcctgggactggaacccaggtctcTGTGGCTCCTAAGGCAAGTAGCAATAGAATGATTTGTAGCCAGAAACACAGGGTATCCTGACTCAGTGGTAGTGAGAGTGTGTTGGGTGGGGGACGTAATAGACAAATGCCAACACTTTGGACAGAgggttattattcccattttacaggtggggaaactgaggctcagacagggtTAAGAACCTTGGCCAAGATCTGTAGCTCCTTGAGGGGAGGAGGCCCCTGGGGGAGAGAGCATGCAGGAAAGGGCTGCTCAGGACACTATCAGTTCCCGCAATAACTCACCTCCCCATGGCTGGGACTgctcctcttcttcctgctctTGCTCAGCCTCCTCCAGGAAATCTCCCAGCAGCTTTTCTGCCTCCTGGGCCTCAGCCCCTGATGGGGCTGCCCAGCTCAGAAAGGTGCAGACACTGCCTAGGTCCGAGTGGGCTGGGGGGTCCTGGAAATCCTGAGGGTGGTCCCGCAGCCAGGAGCCCAGCACCGacaccacagccctggccagAGGGGCAGGGCCTCAGAGCCCAGCCAGGACCTCAGGAGCCCCTACACTTCAGATCCGACCTTTGACCTCTAGGACCCCCTAACCCCCGCTTGATGGGAAACAAACCTCAAGTTCTTGTTCAAGCTCAGAtctcttccctctgtcttcttGAGCTCTACCCTGGAAAAAGCCCTCCTCCTCAATCAGGTGAAGAAAAAGGGGACTGGAGGGGACTTAGGGGAAggttctggggctgggggtggttcCTGGTTCCAAATGGGGTGGAGGGAGTAGAGAGAGTATCTAGGTGAGGGTCTGGGGTGGGAACATGAGGGTCTCCCTGGTACTAACCCTGATGGCAGGGGCGGTGGCGGTGGTGGCAGGAGAAGGCCCAGAACGCGGGCAGTGGGCACAAAAGCCCGGTGGGTGGCCAGGAAGGCAGGCACAAAGCCCGGGTCCTGCTCTCGATCCCCAGACACCAACTCCCGCACCAGCCGCTCCAGCCGTGCCGCCCTCAGTGCCCGCACCTTGCTGGTGCGGTAATGGAGGAAGGTATCAGCAGCGGGGCTGGAGGTCTGTGGAGCGGGGACACAGGCAATGAAATACAGAGGAGTGGCCCCAGGCACTCCTTTCCAATCAAGTCCATGGAAGCACCACTCTTGCATCTGATCCTGTCCTCTCTCCTGAATTCTGCCACTTGGATTCATTATTCTGCTCCATGCACAACTACCCCACTCCCAAATCCACCCTGGACACCCTCAGGCTCCACCCCATTCACAAgccccccccaccacctgtcccctggCTGCTCTCAGCCCTCCTCTGCCACGCTTCACTGGCCCgttctccatccatccctcctccccacctggcCCTCACCTGGCCGCTTCTAAAGACCACTCCTTCCTCTCCAACTCTGCCCCACTAAACCTGGCTTACCTAGGCCCTGCCGTGCAGTTCTGTCCCCAAGTCCCACAGGGCATTGCGACCTCATCTGGTCCCACCTCACTCATCTACCCCACTCACCTGACCACCTCCAGGCCCCACTCTATCCAGACCTGGTCGCCTCTAATGCCCACCCCTCCTTCGGGCCACGGCTCTGCCCTTCCACTCCGCCCCGCCCTCACCTGGTAGCCTGCCGCCCGCGCCTCACCCTCCAACCCCTTCCTCACCTGGGTGCCCCCTGGGCCTGCCCCCAGACTCAAACGCTGACTTCGCTGCCGCCGCAGAGAGACACTGTATACCGCGCCGTCCTCTGTCTCCTCACCCCAGTCCTGCAGCGGTGCCTGGATGCAAAGTTGGGCTCAAGATGAAGCAGGAAGATGGTCCCATGCGCCGCAGCGCCCCACCTTCCCGGTAAACTCAAGCCTGGACCTGCCAGTTTCATCCACCCACTTCCAGGCCAGAGTCGGTGAGAGTCCAGGCAGGGGTCCAGGCTAGGGAAGTCCCCTGGGTGCCATGGGTACCCTCCTCCCTGGTCCTTGGAAAGGGTGGCTTTTGGGAATGTCCCAGGGTCCAGTCTTACAGAGTCTGTCTCTGGTCCCTCCTGTGCTCAGAGAACTAACTCCTCTTCCCCCACCATCCCTAGGAGGAACCAGCCACTTCACTGGGTCAGGGGCCCAGAGGACCGAGGTATGGAGTCCAGAGAGGATCCGAAGGGTCTGATTTGAGGGGAGAAGGGGTCCAGGGGGGCAGGAACCTGGAGTTTCTGGACCTGGTAGCCGCCAGGGATGTGAGACCCCGGAGCCCCAGCTCCCCTTACCAGGGCGAGCTCCTTGCCCGCTGTCCGCTCCATGATCCGCAACCGTCCCGCTCCGCCGACGCGGCTGAGTGAGGCGGAAGGGCCTGCGGGTCGCGGGCAGTGGCTGGGCGTTGGGCCGGCTGGGCGGGGCGGCCGGGCCGCGCGGGGGCGGAGCGGGGTGGACCCAGGGCTCTCGGATATCCCTGTGggaccccagctcccagcccaggcccctggAGAAGCCTGGGCTCTCCGGATAGGTGTGTATTCTGCACCGGGAGAAaggcccctctctctctcctaggGGCAGGCTCTTTTTTTGTGTCCTTAGGTGTGTGGGGGAGTGTGTATAGCTAAGTGGGGGACAGACTTGAGACCTTAGATGGGGAGGGCTGGTCTGCTCCAGGTATGGAGGCATCTCCCATTTTTCTGGAGGGACAGGGTGAGCTCAGTGGTGTCCCTAGCTGATGGAAGTCATCACTCCCCAGGTCAGAGAGAGCTGAATCTGTGGTCCTGGGTTTGAGGGGTAGCTGTCTTTGGGGCAGTGCAGGATCAAGGAGAGGGGAATACACAGGGGGCTTGTTGGTGACCTTTATTGCGCGATTCTGAGGCTGGTGCGGACCAGCCTGAGATTTACTGTGGGAACATCCGGCGGCCCAGCCCCCTTCTCCACTCCTCGCGTCACCCGCCCAGTCGGCTCCCTTGTGCGGGCTGCGATCAGCCCTTGAAGGGGCCCCCCTTTGGGCCCGCAGCTGGGCCCAGagggattggggtgggggtgctccGCAGGGGCCCGGAAGCGCCAGGTGGGCGCGAGGGCGCGTCTAGGACTTCCGAGAGCGACCGCGCCTCTTGCTGCGGGATTCGATTAATTTCTGGGAACGCATCTTGAGCGCTGCACGGGTCACCACCTCGTTGTCTTCCTCCTCACTCTCCTCTTCGTCTGCGAAGGGCGATGAGGGGATCAAGGTTCCCCTTCGTGACTCAGctttcccttcccacccccaccttggccCTAGGTCCGGTCCCTGACTACCTCCCAAAGCTCTGCTAGGGCCCCCAGTCCCACCCCCTTTTCCTGCCCAGACAGACCGAAGAACTTGTCCTTGTGACCAGCAAGAGGCAGGGCGATGCGGGTGTTGTAGGAAGGCAGCTTTCCCTCTAGGGTGGAGAAGAACTGGGGGAGGTGGGAGCGGGAGAGAAGAGTGTGAATGCACAGGGCTGCAGGGAAGtgcatctcccccaccccccaagataCACCCCAATCCCATTCAGCACCTCTGCCCACTCCTGTAAAGTTTTCCTTGGGCACAGCCGTATCATTTGTTCCCAGTGCTCACTCTGATGCCCAGCAACACCCCACCTTCAGGCCCGCCCCTAGTCTCTAGGTCCTACCCCTTGGCCTGACCCCTGTACCCCACAAGCCCAGACTTCTGGGCTGCCAGGGCCCTCAGGAAACTCTCCTGGCTCAATCTGGGCTCCTTAAACCTCACCCGTTGTCCCTGAAGCCCATTCCCAGCCCACTGGCCCCCTCCCTGGTCTCCAAAGTGTGGTCCTGACTCCCTGGTTTTC is part of the Sus scrofa isolate TJ Tabasco breed Duroc chromosome 2, Sscrofa11.1, whole genome shotgun sequence genome and encodes:
- the RGL3 gene encoding ral guanine nucleotide dissociation stimulator-like 3 isoform X2 produces the protein MERTAGKELALAPLQDWGEETEDGAVYSVSLRRQRSQRLSLGAGPGGTQTSSPAADTFLHYRTSKVRALRAARLERLVRELVSGDREQDPGFVPAFLATHRAFVPTARVLGLLLPPPPPPLPSGAVVSVLGSWLRDHPQDFQDPPAHSDLGSVCTFLSWAAPSGAEAQEAEKLLGDFLEEAEQEQEEEEQSQPWGGSLGAAQIPCPDSPAGCLEEEERLVREGPELLDFSVDEVAEQLTLMDVELFSRVRPCECLGSVWSQRDRPGATGTAPTVRATVTQFNRVIGCVLGSVLGEPGLAAPQRAQRLEKWIRIAQRCRELRNFSSLRAILSALQSNPIYRLKRSWGAVSREPLSTFRKLSQIFSDENNHLSSREILSQDEATKASQEEDTPPGSLLSKLPPGPVPYLGTFLTDLVMLDTALPDILEGDLINFEKRRKEWEILARIQQLQRRCQSYCLSPRLPVLAALRAQCQLSEEQSYRISRVIEPPAASCPSSPRVRRRISLTKRLSAKLSRERGSSPGGSPGDPSFSTSSVSPRSPPSSPITRDPPAGSPPASPGPQGPSIKLPLSPDLPGPRPLALPLSGPRIPLPGQQGSEARVIRISINNDHGNLYRSILLTSQDKAPSVVQRALEKHNVAQPWARDYQLFQVLPGDRELLIPDNANVFYAMSPAAPGDFVLRRKEMVRHTTSISSA
- the RGL3 gene encoding ral guanine nucleotide dissociation stimulator-like 3 isoform X1 — its product is MERTAGKELALAPLQDWGEETEDGAVYSVSLRRQRSQRLSLGAGPGGTQTSSPAADTFLHYRTSKVRALRAARLERLVRELVSGDREQDPGFVPAFLATHRAFVPTARVLGLLLPPPPPPLPSGVELKKTEGRDLSLNKNLRAVVSVLGSWLRDHPQDFQDPPAHSDLGSVCTFLSWAAPSGAEAQEAEKLLGDFLEEAEQEQEEEEQSQPWGGSLGAAQIPCPDSPAGCLEEEERLVREGPELLDFSVDEVAEQLTLMDVELFSRVRPCECLGSVWSQRDRPGATGTAPTVRATVTQFNRVIGCVLGSVLGEPGLAAPQRAQRLEKWIRIAQRCRELRNFSSLRAILSALQSNPIYRLKRSWGAVSREPLSTFRKLSQIFSDENNHLSSREILSQDEATKASQEEDTPPGSLLSKLPPGPVPYLGTFLTDLVMLDTALPDILEGDLINFEKRRKEWEILARIQQLQRRCQSYCLSPRLPVLAALRAQCQLSEEQSYRISRVIEPPAASCPSSPRVRRRISLTKRLSAKLSRERGSSPGGSPGDPSFSTSSVSPRSPPSSPITRDPPAGSPPASPGPQGPSIKLPLSPDLPGPRPLALPLSGPRIPLPGQQGSEARVIRISINNDHGNLYRSILLTSQDKAPSVVQRALEKHNVAQPWARDYQLFQVLPGDRELLIPDNANVFYAMSPAAPGDFVLRRKEMVRHTTSISSA
- the RGL3 gene encoding ral guanine nucleotide dissociation stimulator-like 3 isoform X3, with product MERTAGKELALAPLQDWGEETEDGAVYSVSLRRQRSQRLSLGAGPGGTQTSSPAADTFLHYRTSKVRALRAARLERLVRELVSGDREQDPGFVPAFLATHRAFVPTARVLGLLLPPPPPPLPSGVELKKTEGRDLSLNKNLRAVVSVLGSWLRDHPQDFQDPPAHSDLGSVCTFLSWAAPSGAEAQEAEKLLGDFLEEAEQEQEEEEQSQPWGGSLGAAQIPCPDSPAGCLEEEERLVREGPELLDFSVDEVAEQLTLMDVELFSRVRPCECLGSVWSQRDRPGATGTAPTVRATVTQFNRVIGCVLGSVLGEPGLAAPQRAQRLEKWIRIAQRCRELRNFSSLRAILSALQSNPIYRLKRSWGAVSREPLSTFRKLSQIFSDENNHLSSREILSQDEATKASQEEDTPPGSLLSKLPPGPVPYLGTFLTDLVMLDTALPDILEGDLINFEKRRKEWEILARIQQLQRRCQSYCLSPRLPVLAALRAQCQLSEEQSYRISRVIEPPAASCPSSPRVRRRISLTKRLRSCPEREAHLLVGALGTPHSPPPAAPEPRPARPPAPGLALEWSSHPSPWAAGLRGPSHPHQHQQ